In one window of Scophthalmus maximus strain ysfricsl-2021 unplaced genomic scaffold, ASM2237912v1 un_1, whole genome shotgun sequence DNA:
- the LOC118292848 gene encoding uncharacterized protein LOC118292848: MHSSPDCSMSSVLVSPAFPGWFPRYRPRLPPTCLLCLCPGVRPSLPPPTTDSACSPACGTVTCRLPRRVLPGHSVLSHEPSLFHGVCLELSACLSVLHLGPLPTHCRTWRCFPLQQHIFCKMRKVKSSVHLLHRKQEVTFIRRLTLQEKASCKVWIVGDSYVRRGERRARETNLGMSAHVQWFGKGAQCWNDLLPHFRQCLEGRTAPEVLVIHCGGNDLGHFKSVLLLKAMKRDQHDLHQQFPEMKILLSSSIRGSVGGRHRLPAKMDKARKFIDSVMATFILSVNGRTLHHPQIVFDHPQLFLRDKVHLTPWGNDLFLHVIAQGLKDSVL, translated from the exons atgcactcatcgccagattgttctatgTCATCCGTACTAGTCTCTCCAGCATTTCCCGGATGGTTTCCCCGGTATCGACCCCGCCTGCCcccgacctgtctgctctgtctctgccccggtGTTCGACCCAGCCTTCCGCCCCCGACAACggactctgcctgctcccctGCCTGTGGTACCGTCACCTGCCGGCTCCCACGGCGTGTCCTCCCCGGGCACTCCGTTCTCTCCCACGAACCAAGTTTGTTCCACGGTGTTTGCCTTGAACTCTCCGCCTGCCTaagtgtgctgcatttgggtccccTTCCGACCCATTGCAGAACCTGGAGGTGCTTCCCCTTGCAACAACATATTTTCTGCAAGATGAG aaaagtCAAGTCATCTGTCCATCTTCTGCATCGTAAACAAGAAGTAACATTCATCAGGAGATTGACACTCCAAGAGAAAG CATCCTGCAAAGTGTGGATTGTTGGAGATAGCTATGTACGACGTGGTGAAAGGAGAGCAAGGGAGACCAATCTTGGAATGTCTGCACATGTCCAGTGGTTTGGCAAGGGAGCCCAGTGTTGGAATGACCTACTACCCCATTTCCGCCAATGCCTTGAAGGAAGAACTGCTCCGGAAGTGCTTGTGATCCACTGTGGGGGCAATGATCTTGGACATTTCAAAAGCGTGCTGCTTCTTAAGGCAATGAAGAGAGACCAGCATGACCTCCACCAGCAGTTTCCAGAAATGAAGATACTGCTGTCATCATCAATCAGAGGCTCCGTTGGAGGTAGACACCGACTCCCAGCAAAGATGGACAAAGCAAGAAAGTTCATCGACAGTGTGATGGCAacctttattttgtctgttaatGGGAGGACTCTACACCATCCACAAATTGTGTTTGATCATCCTCAGCTCTTCCTTCGTGACAAGGTTCATTTAACTCCTTGGGGAAATGATCTATTTTTACATGTGATAGCCCAGGGCTTGAAAGACTCTGTCCTCTAA
- the LOC124849807 gene encoding uncharacterized protein LOC124849807: MHSCPLCQRYFSALNKHLKNMHLIHNAEERRLLLNMASGRVNIRAAPCPVPGCQNQLSRLDRHINQSHAELTIAERAAKMNQAKRIRTMELLAELRATDPTPAMQSMLDVNPNPLEEEIDVAPPSPVADCGSAECRRIRLGYERELEGVKAERDEFCAEVRLLRTKLQKQLRSMKSGRTTAVESQEDERMTEGGRSSAASEEAGRSSAASEKAGPSSAASEKAGRSSAASEKAGPSSAAWEEEAGSSSFSPWSSGSGMGNLMRRQKLIRPRESAQWNSWPSSGLQIRPPRCSLCWTSTRVPWRRK, translated from the exons ATGCATAGTTGCCCATTGTGTCAACGCTATTTCAGTGCCCTTAACAAGCACCTGAAGAACATGCACCTGATCCATAATGCGGAAGAGAGGCGGCTGCTGCTCAATATGGCATCTGGAAGGGTGAACATCAGAGCTGCACCCTGCCCTGTTCCAGGGTGCCAGAACCAGCTCTCCCGGCTGGACAGGCACATTAACCAGTCTCATGCCGAGCTCACCATTGCTGAAAGGGCGGCAAAAATGAATCAGGCCAAGAGAATCCGCACAATGGAACTCTTGGCCGAGCTCAGGGCTACAGATCCGACCCCCGCGATGCAGTCTATGTTGGACGTCAACCCGAATCCCCTGGAGGAGGAAATAGATGTTGCTCCACCGTCCCCCGTGGCAGATTGCGGCTCGGCCGAGTGCAGGCGCATTCGGCTCGGGTACGAGCGGGAGCTGGAAGGAGTAAAGGCAGAGAGGGACGAGTTCTGCGCCGAGGTCCGACTTCTCCGCACAAAGCTGCAAAAGCAGCTGCGCAGCATGAAGAGTGGCCGCACCACTGCAGTTGAGAGCCAGGAGGAc GAACGCATGACGGAGGGAGGCCGGTCCTCGGCCGCGTCGGAGGAGGCGGGCCGGTCCTCGGCTGCGTCGGAGAAGGCGGGCCCGTCCTCGGCCGCGTCGGAGAAGGCGGGCCGGTCCTCGGCCGCGTCGGAGAAGGCGGGCCCGTCCTCGGCCgcgtgggaggaggaggcgggctCGTCCTCCTTCAGCCCGTGGAGTTCCGGCAGCGGCATGGGGAACCTCATGAGGCGGCAAAAATTAATCAGGCCAAGAGAATCCGCACAATGGAACTCTTGGCCGAGCTCAGGGCTACAGATTCGACCCCCGCGATGCAGTCTATGTTGGACGTCAACCCGAGTCCCCTGGAGGAGGAAATAG
- the LOC118292847 gene encoding uncharacterized protein LOC118292847, with the protein MKSGRTTAVESQEDECVTEGGRSSAASEEAGRSSAASEKAGRSSAASEKAGPSSAASEEEAGSSSFSPWSSGSGRGNLMRQISLPPSMEDYLRTYRAHHEGLDPTPKMTENAISKVSRVKTFILYMANNRSRLSDWLFLDNMSRIRGWSRSVVEGGMKITTAKFYLQNALHFVRFMTGIPPKTCRLTRVQFTSVERELKTGVRSLQRRVVVHQMSTKRIKISKLPSRQALRG; encoded by the exons ATGAAGAGTGGTCGCACCACTGCAGTTGAGAGCCAGGAGGAc GAATGCGTGACGGAGGGAGGCCGGTCCTCGGCCGCGTCGGAGGAGGCGGGCCGGTCCTCGGCCGCGTCGGAGAAGGCGGGCCGGTCCTCGGCCGCGTCGGAGAAGGCGGGCCCGTCCTCGGCCgcgtcggaggaggaggcgggctCGTCCTCCTTCAGCCCGTGGAGTTCCGGCAGCGGCAGGGGGAACCTCATGAGGCAAATAAGCCTCCCACCGTCGATGG AGGACTACCTTAGGACGTACAGGGCCCACCACGAGGGCCTAGACCCGACCCCCAAAATGACCGAAAATGCCATATCCAAGGTCAGCAGGGTGAAAACTTTCATCTTGTATATGGCCAACAACCGCAGCCGGTTGTCCGACTGGCTTTTTCTGGATAACATGTCCAGGATCCGCGG CTGGTCCCGAAGTGTGGTGGAGGGCGGGATGAAAATTACCACAGCAAAATTCTATTTGCAGAACGCCCTGCACTTCGTTCGATTTATGACCGGGATCCCGCCCAAGACCTGCCGCCTCACTCGGGTGCAGTTCACCTCCGTGGAGAGGGAATTGAAGACGGGGGTGAGGTCGCTGCAGCGGAGGGTGGTTGTCCACCAGATGTCAACAAAAAGGATCAAAATTAGCAAGCTGCCGTCCCGCCAGGCCCTGAGGGGTTGA